One window of Aerococcus tenax genomic DNA carries:
- a CDS encoding BglG family transcription antiterminator, whose amino-acid sequence MYFSERERVILQCFMEQGDGVSLESLKMTLQVSQRTVYRELNNLAASLNKFGIEIGRDRKQGYFLRYPKDFTAYDLKDILGPKQRQASWPFFDREIRQQHLACQLLLENPELTRRGLAQDYGVSPATIQTDLKAVGEALLNYDLHLVRDDRKNYLVRGWEAERRQMLSSLLSQNIDEYTFFHPNRQGGQNSQAFMALLEGEDLELVQQIFNRLNPTTFAKVTDNQLKLIMLQVTVTISRLKSGQHLKDGGQEKSKHLALSRPGKTEQQLAQQIMTWISDALALPIGINERNFLAQQLEGVNYKPLEHLLIENYDGTFLYQVSELIQAVSEKTANDFRTDSALYYNLVTHIQATFNRPEVSEFQESPHTLLDRITDQYFDLYQAVRTSFSQAFPGQKIGRDELAYIVIHFATSLERHPQGRQQISLLLVCASGMGTTKILENRLKKYIKQNLLIDVVKLSALNQVALTSYDIVLSTLFLPGLSRHYHLVSPLLLDDELKALEIEIEQIAQNKDRGGANNRTGEVRSLARNNQELSLENYYHKIKEAYQVYQNFQVIKVNNTGKAKLDLKALLDQQIGQLRGQQVGDSQQVSEAVMRRFKESAIGIPHSSIGLFHTSHVEVLEPYFVIYDLAEGYPILGMDHQMMTLRRLLLLLAPNPLTPWIQEVMGAISSSVIENDANLSLYDRGDEGRLKQLLNNILLATIKNMDSL is encoded by the coding sequence ATGTACTTTTCAGAACGAGAACGGGTCATATTACAGTGCTTTATGGAGCAAGGCGATGGCGTGAGCTTGGAAAGTTTAAAGATGACCTTACAAGTCAGCCAGCGTACAGTTTATCGGGAATTGAATAATTTAGCAGCTTCCTTGAACAAGTTTGGGATCGAAATCGGTCGTGACCGCAAGCAGGGTTACTTCTTACGTTACCCCAAGGACTTTACGGCTTATGATTTAAAGGATATTCTTGGACCAAAGCAAAGGCAAGCATCCTGGCCTTTCTTTGACCGGGAGATACGCCAGCAGCATCTGGCCTGCCAATTATTACTAGAAAACCCAGAATTGACCAGGCGAGGCCTGGCACAGGATTATGGTGTCAGCCCAGCCACCATTCAAACTGACCTCAAGGCGGTTGGTGAGGCCCTATTGAATTATGACCTCCACCTCGTCCGTGATGATAGGAAGAATTATTTGGTTAGGGGCTGGGAAGCCGAACGCCGGCAAATGCTGAGTTCACTTTTAAGTCAAAATATTGACGAATATACCTTCTTTCATCCCAACCGCCAAGGCGGACAAAACAGTCAAGCCTTTATGGCTTTACTGGAAGGGGAAGACTTGGAATTAGTCCAGCAAATCTTTAATCGTTTGAATCCGACAACCTTTGCTAAGGTGACGGATAACCAGTTGAAGTTGATTATGCTCCAAGTCACAGTCACTATTAGTCGCTTAAAGTCGGGTCAGCATTTAAAAGATGGAGGGCAAGAAAAAAGCAAACACTTAGCCCTTTCCCGGCCCGGAAAAACTGAACAACAGTTAGCCCAGCAAATCATGACTTGGATATCGGATGCTTTAGCCTTACCGATTGGTATTAATGAACGGAATTTCTTGGCCCAGCAATTAGAAGGGGTCAATTACAAGCCGCTTGAACACTTGTTGATTGAAAATTACGATGGAACTTTCCTCTATCAGGTTTCCGAGCTTATCCAAGCTGTCAGTGAAAAAACGGCCAATGATTTCCGCACTGATTCAGCCCTTTACTATAATTTAGTCACCCATATCCAGGCGACCTTTAACCGACCGGAAGTGAGTGAATTTCAAGAATCTCCCCATACCTTATTGGACCGGATAACTGACCAATATTTTGACCTTTACCAGGCAGTGAGGACGAGCTTTTCCCAAGCCTTCCCTGGTCAGAAGATTGGCCGTGATGAATTGGCCTATATTGTTATTCACTTTGCGACTTCCCTGGAACGTCACCCCCAAGGCCGCCAGCAAATTTCCTTGCTCTTGGTTTGCGCGAGTGGGATGGGAACGACAAAAATTCTGGAAAACCGTTTGAAAAAGTACATTAAACAAAATCTATTGATTGATGTGGTGAAATTATCAGCATTAAATCAAGTTGCGCTAACTTCCTATGATATCGTCTTATCCACCCTGTTCTTACCAGGGCTCAGCCGTCACTATCACTTGGTCTCCCCCTTGCTCTTAGACGATGAATTAAAGGCTTTAGAAATAGAAATTGAGCAAATCGCTCAAAATAAGGACCGGGGAGGAGCTAACAATCGGACTGGGGAAGTAAGAAGCTTAGCGAGAAATAATCAGGAACTCAGTTTAGAAAATTATTATCATAAGATCAAAGAGGCTTATCAAGTCTACCAAAACTTTCAAGTGATTAAGGTCAATAATACTGGAAAGGCTAAGCTTGATCTCAAAGCCTTACTTGACCAGCAAATAGGGCAACTTAGAGGCCAGCAAGTTGGCGATAGCCAGCAGGTCAGCGAGGCGGTCATGCGGCGATTTAAAGAATCGGCTATCGGCATCCCACATTCAAGTATCGGACTCTTCCATACGAGTCATGTTGAGGTCCTAGAGCCGTACTTTGTCATTTATGACTTGGCGGAGGGTTACCCTATTTTGGGCATGGACCACCAAATGATGACCCTTAGACGTTTGCTACTACTCTTAGCCCCCAACCCCTTAACCCCCTGGATACAGGAAGTGATGGGAGCAATATCGAGTTCCGTGATTGAAAATGATGCTAATCTCTCCCTCTATGATCGAGGCGATGAAGGGCGCTTGAAACAGTTATTGAATAACATATTACTGGCTACCATAAAAAATATGGACAGTCTATAA
- a CDS encoding substrate-binding domain-containing protein gives MEKQNVTIYDVAHQAGVSMATVSRVVNGNPNVRPKTREKVMKVIKELNYHPNVIARGLASKRTRYIGVLLPDITNPYYSSLALGIDDIANMYEYNIILANADPEHDAAGVESLIMKQVDGIIFIGNSISQEARQKISAAGRPCVFTDLIDPEATMPTINIDVEDAYYQVTKDFLAKGKKRIALVGSDQGFKVSQSRQLQGYEKALTEAGHAVNEDLLIAAKSPSYDSGYALYETFSELEADAAIATDDTIAIGLLNALLDNGVKVPDEIEIMASDNSPIVHMSRPELSSIAPPIYDIGAVAMRALTKLMENETLDTDLKLPYQIIKGGTTS, from the coding sequence ATGGAGAAACAAAACGTGACAATCTATGATGTCGCCCACCAAGCAGGGGTATCCATGGCCACAGTTTCACGTGTCGTTAACGGAAATCCTAATGTGCGCCCTAAGACTAGAGAAAAAGTCATGAAAGTGATTAAAGAATTAAATTACCATCCTAACGTCATTGCCCGCGGTTTAGCCAGCAAGCGGACCCGCTATATCGGGGTACTCTTACCAGACATTACTAACCCTTATTACAGTTCTCTGGCTTTGGGGATCGATGATATTGCTAATATGTACGAATACAATATTATTTTAGCTAACGCCGACCCTGAACATGACGCTGCTGGGGTGGAAAGTTTAATTATGAAGCAAGTCGACGGCATTATCTTTATCGGGAATAGCATTTCCCAAGAGGCCCGGCAAAAAATTTCCGCCGCTGGTCGTCCTTGCGTCTTCACTGATTTAATCGATCCTGAAGCAACCATGCCTACTATTAATATAGACGTGGAAGATGCCTACTACCAAGTCACTAAAGATTTCTTAGCTAAGGGTAAGAAACGAATCGCCCTCGTCGGTAGTGACCAAGGCTTCAAAGTGAGCCAAAGCCGGCAATTACAAGGTTATGAAAAGGCCTTAACAGAAGCTGGACATGCCGTCAATGAAGACTTATTAATTGCGGCGAAGTCGCCTTCTTATGACTCAGGCTATGCCCTTTACGAGACTTTCTCTGAATTAGAAGCTGATGCTGCTATTGCTACCGATGATACCATCGCCATTGGATTACTCAATGCCTTATTAGATAATGGCGTTAAGGTCCCTGATGAGATTGAAATCATGGCTTCGGATAATTCACCAATTGTCCACATGTCACGTCCGGAACTCTCCTCAATTGCTCCACCAATTTATGATATTGGTGCTGTTGCCATGCGGGCCTTGACCAAGTTAATGGAAAATGAAACGCTTGACACTGACCTGAAGCTTCCTTACCAAATCATAAAGGGAGGAACCACCAGTTAA
- the proS gene encoding proline--tRNA ligase, which yields MAKETTSHLQENDFSKWYLQSIQKADLFAYGPVRGTMVFKPNGYALWEKIKTEFDKKFKASGVKNCYFPMLIPESFFKKEADHVEGFAPELPWVTRAGDEELEEPVALRPTSETLFGNAMSDWINSYRDLPMELNQWANVFRWEKRTLPFLRTSEFLWQEGHCAYASEEEARERTMHFLKVYQETVEDLLALPVYAGQKTPSEKFAGGVDTYSIEAMVKDTKSVQAGTSHYLGTNFAEAFDIKYLNTENQHVYAHTSSWGVSTRLIGTMIMAHGDEKGVVFPPKMAPIQIALIPVGNVKKNPEVLTRLEAIEKDLQAAGYSTYLDDSNNSAGYKYNEAEVKGVPLRIEFGPRDMENGQCMIKMRDLEDKEAVNLDDLLDKVATEMETMQKRLYDKADQFRHDHEHFDIDTLDQLKAHIKSCEEKGEYPGWVLAGWDGTEETEAKVKEETGFTTRNIPFEPAVEKTVDLVSGKPAKHTVWFARAY from the coding sequence ATGGCAAAAGAAACAACAAGTCATTTACAAGAAAATGATTTTTCTAAGTGGTATTTACAAAGTATTCAAAAGGCTGATTTATTTGCCTATGGTCCTGTTCGTGGAACCATGGTCTTTAAGCCTAATGGCTATGCCTTATGGGAAAAGATTAAGACCGAATTTGATAAGAAATTTAAGGCATCAGGGGTAAAGAATTGCTACTTCCCCATGTTAATACCAGAATCCTTCTTCAAGAAAGAAGCTGACCATGTTGAGGGCTTTGCCCCTGAATTACCCTGGGTAACCCGGGCGGGTGATGAAGAATTAGAGGAACCAGTTGCCCTTCGTCCTACCTCAGAAACCCTCTTTGGTAATGCCATGTCTGACTGGATTAACTCTTACCGTGACTTACCTATGGAACTTAACCAATGGGCCAATGTCTTCCGCTGGGAGAAACGGACCCTACCATTTTTAAGAACCTCTGAATTTCTCTGGCAAGAAGGCCACTGTGCCTACGCTAGCGAAGAGGAAGCCCGAGAACGGACTATGCACTTCCTTAAGGTATATCAAGAAACCGTCGAAGACTTATTAGCTTTACCCGTTTACGCTGGTCAAAAAACCCCTTCGGAAAAATTTGCTGGCGGGGTGGATACCTATTCGATCGAGGCCATGGTGAAAGACACCAAATCTGTTCAAGCAGGGACCTCACACTACTTGGGGACCAACTTTGCCGAAGCCTTTGATATTAAGTATCTTAATACCGAAAACCAACATGTTTATGCCCATACCAGTTCTTGGGGTGTCTCGACCCGCTTGATCGGGACCATGATTATGGCCCATGGTGACGAAAAGGGAGTTGTTTTCCCACCAAAAATGGCACCAATTCAAATTGCTTTGATTCCCGTTGGCAATGTGAAGAAGAACCCTGAGGTCCTTACTCGCCTAGAAGCCATTGAAAAGGACCTACAAGCAGCCGGTTATTCAACCTATTTAGATGATTCCAATAATTCAGCGGGTTACAAATACAATGAAGCTGAAGTGAAAGGGGTCCCACTACGGATTGAATTTGGTCCACGGGATATGGAAAATGGCCAATGCATGATTAAGATGCGTGACTTAGAGGACAAAGAAGCGGTTAACTTAGATGACTTACTCGACAAGGTTGCCACTGAAATGGAAACCATGCAAAAACGTCTCTATGATAAGGCAGATCAATTCCGTCATGACCATGAACATTTCGACATTGACACCCTAGACCAATTAAAGGCACATATCAAGTCTTGTGAAGAAAAGGGTGAATACCCAGGCTGGGTCCTTGCTGGCTGGGATGGCACGGAAGAAACAGAAGCCAAGGTAAAAGAAGAAACCGGCTTCACTACCCGGAATATCCCCTTTGAACCAGCCGTCGAAAAAACTGTCGACCTAGTCAGCGGAAAGCCCGCAAAACACACCGTCTGGTTCGCCCGCGCATATTAG
- a CDS encoding glycogen/starch/alpha-glucan phosphorylase: MNTMAAMAKNQFHKSIEDISDQELYYLLLDLIKDKSKGLATNHSKKKLYYVSAEFLIGKLLVNNLLNLGIYDQVEEELQAHGRSLMEVEEAEKEPSLGNGGLGRLASCFLDSIASLGMNGDGIGLNYHFGLFRQFFDNNQQTAKPDDWLGGRTWLNRTETTFTVPFKNGSVASTLYEIDIIGFKKGERNRLRLFDLDTVNSDLIQWGTIQFDKKNIPENLTLFLYPDDSDHAGRMLRIYQQYFMVSNAAQLIIREALERGSNLHDLADYAVIQINDTHPTFIIPELIRLLTEDHDFTFEEAVGIVRQVVAFTNHTILSEALEKWPLVDIEAVQPEIANIIYRLDRMIKEEFPDNHAVEIIDGSNTVHMASIAIHFGFSTNGVARLHSQILVNSELKAFADIYPEKFSNKTNGITFRRWIMAANPRLAHLIDQSIGDQWHQGISDLSDLSKEKNNKDFMNQLAQIKQANKDRLAEHLRVSKRIEIKPDSIIDVQIKRIHEYKRQQMLALYIIYKYFDIKNGNRPQTPITILFGGKAAPAYTIAQDIIHLILTLSALIKEDPEVAPYLQVEFVPNYNVTEAEYLIPAADISEQISLASKEASGTGNMKFMLNGALTICTLDGANVEIAERVGEDNIYTFGKASDEIIDLYANNAYNPQDYYNRPAIKPLVDFIVSPEMIRLGHESQLRRLYEDIKNKDYFMAMIDLEEYIALKDKMYQDYEDQDAWLEKVLVNISEAGYFSSDRTILEYNKDIWHLEVDDPE, from the coding sequence ATGAATACAATGGCAGCTATGGCAAAAAATCAATTTCATAAGTCCATAGAAGATATTAGTGACCAGGAACTTTATTATTTATTACTCGATTTAATCAAAGATAAAAGCAAAGGCTTAGCCACTAATCACAGTAAGAAAAAACTTTATTATGTATCGGCAGAATTCTTGATTGGTAAATTACTGGTCAATAACCTATTAAACTTAGGGATCTATGACCAAGTTGAAGAAGAATTACAGGCTCACGGCCGATCTTTAATGGAAGTGGAAGAAGCAGAAAAAGAACCTTCACTCGGTAATGGGGGGTTGGGACGCTTAGCTTCTTGCTTCTTAGATTCTATTGCCAGCTTAGGCATGAACGGGGACGGAATCGGTTTAAATTACCATTTTGGTCTCTTCCGTCAGTTTTTTGATAATAACCAACAAACGGCCAAACCTGATGACTGGTTAGGGGGGAGAACTTGGTTAAACCGCACCGAGACTACTTTTACCGTTCCCTTTAAAAATGGGTCAGTCGCTTCCACCTTATATGAGATTGATATTATCGGCTTTAAAAAAGGGGAACGTAACCGCCTCCGCTTATTTGACTTGGATACGGTGAATTCTGATTTAATCCAATGGGGAACTATCCAATTTGATAAGAAAAATATCCCTGAAAACTTGACTCTTTTCCTCTATCCTGATGACTCTGACCATGCGGGACGGATGCTAAGAATCTATCAACAATACTTTATGGTCTCTAACGCTGCCCAATTGATTATTCGTGAAGCCTTGGAACGTGGGTCCAACCTCCATGATTTAGCTGACTACGCGGTCATCCAGATTAATGATACCCACCCTACCTTCATCATTCCTGAATTGATCCGACTTTTAACTGAAGACCACGACTTTACTTTTGAAGAAGCGGTGGGTATTGTCCGCCAGGTAGTCGCCTTTACTAACCATACGATTTTAAGTGAGGCCTTGGAAAAATGGCCACTGGTAGATATTGAAGCCGTTCAACCAGAAATTGCTAATATTATTTACCGCTTAGACCGTATGATTAAGGAAGAGTTTCCCGATAATCATGCGGTTGAGATTATCGATGGCTCGAATACGGTTCATATGGCTAGCATTGCTATCCACTTTGGCTTTTCGACGAATGGTGTGGCCCGCTTACATTCGCAGATCTTGGTGAATAGTGAGCTCAAGGCCTTTGCAGATATTTACCCAGAAAAATTCTCTAATAAAACTAATGGGATTACCTTTAGGCGTTGGATTATGGCTGCTAATCCGCGTTTGGCTCATTTAATTGACCAAAGCATTGGCGACCAATGGCATCAAGGAATCTCCGATCTTAGCGATTTAAGCAAAGAAAAGAATAATAAGGATTTCATGAATCAATTAGCCCAAATTAAGCAGGCTAATAAAGACCGTTTAGCGGAACATTTAAGGGTAAGTAAACGGATCGAGATTAAGCCAGATTCGATTATTGATGTTCAAATTAAACGGATCCATGAGTATAAACGTCAACAAATGCTGGCCCTTTATATTATTTACAAATATTTTGATATCAAGAATGGCAACCGGCCGCAAACCCCAATCACCATTCTTTTTGGGGGCAAGGCCGCTCCAGCTTATACTATTGCTCAAGATATTATCCACTTAATTCTTACTTTGTCAGCTCTGATTAAGGAAGATCCTGAAGTGGCTCCTTATTTACAGGTTGAGTTTGTCCCCAACTATAATGTCACGGAAGCAGAATACCTCATTCCGGCGGCTGATATTTCTGAACAAATCTCTTTGGCTTCAAAAGAAGCGAGTGGGACTGGTAATATGAAATTTATGCTTAATGGGGCTTTAACCATTTGTACCTTGGATGGGGCGAATGTGGAAATTGCTGAGCGGGTAGGGGAAGACAACATCTACACCTTTGGTAAGGCTAGTGATGAAATTATTGACCTCTATGCGAATAACGCCTATAATCCCCAAGATTACTATAATCGCCCAGCTATAAAACCCTTAGTTGACTTTATTGTGAGTCCGGAAATGATTCGCCTAGGCCACGAAAGTCAATTACGGCGTCTCTATGAAGATATCAAGAACAAGGACTACTTCATGGCGATGATTGACTTAGAAGAATACATTGCCCTCAAAGATAAGATGTATCAAGACTATGAAGACCAAGATGCTTGGTTGGAAAAGGTCCTAGTCAATATTTCTGAGGCAGGGTACTTCTCTAGTGACCGTACGATTTTGGAATATAATAAGGATATTTGGCACTTAGAAGTTGACGATCCTGAATAA
- a CDS encoding PTS sugar transporter subunit IIA — translation MELKESMIRLNQSFINKEDAIRAAGQLLVDDGDVEEEYIDSMLAREEVVSTHMGNFIAIPHGTDEGKDKVKATGISVIQVPFGVDFAPDEPEEKMAMMVFGIAGIGNEHLDLLSKIAVVCSDMDSVVRLVNATSAQEIIAIFEEAEV, via the coding sequence ATGGAATTAAAAGAATCGATGATTCGTTTGAATCAATCCTTTATTAATAAAGAAGATGCCATTCGTGCAGCTGGGCAATTGCTTGTTGATGACGGCGATGTGGAAGAAGAATATATTGATTCCATGTTAGCCCGTGAGGAAGTGGTTTCAACCCATATGGGGAATTTTATTGCCATTCCCCATGGCACCGATGAAGGTAAAGATAAAGTAAAAGCAACTGGTATTTCGGTGATCCAAGTACCATTCGGGGTTGACTTTGCCCCCGATGAGCCAGAAGAAAAAATGGCTATGATGGTTTTTGGTATTGCGGGGATTGGAAATGAACACTTGGATCTTTTATCCAAGATTGCAGTTGTATGTTCAGATATGGACAGTGTTGTACGCTTAGTCAATGCAACAAGTGCCCAAGAAATTATTGCTATTTTTGAGGAGGCAGAAGTTTAA
- a CDS encoding acyl-CoA thioesterase → MENETKDLVLNCKDTLVVHEMLVLPAHTNPAGNLYGGELLYLIDNVASLAAHKATRCSGVTASLDNMNFISPFKLGEIVRIECYVTGTGHRSLEVFVKVIGENYQENRKFIGATSFLTFVATPKEDEDFTMPKIQPETDEERYICAGYGSRRKIRQEQRKEDQIIQEKMKHHFH, encoded by the coding sequence ATGGAAAACGAAACAAAGGATTTAGTCCTTAATTGTAAAGACACACTTGTTGTCCATGAAATGCTAGTTTTACCTGCCCATACTAATCCCGCTGGGAACCTCTATGGTGGGGAGTTACTCTATTTAATCGACAATGTGGCTAGTCTCGCTGCCCATAAAGCCACCCGCTGTTCTGGGGTAACAGCCTCCTTGGACAATATGAACTTCATTAGCCCCTTTAAATTAGGGGAAATTGTCCGCATCGAGTGTTATGTCACTGGGACCGGTCATCGCAGCTTGGAAGTCTTTGTCAAAGTGATTGGTGAAAATTATCAGGAAAACCGTAAATTCATTGGCGCAACCTCTTTCTTAACCTTTGTCGCTACACCAAAAGAAGACGAAGATTTTACCATGCCCAAAATTCAACCGGAAACCGATGAAGAACGTTACATCTGTGCTGGTTATGGCTCCCGTCGCAAGATCCGCCAAGAACAAAGAAAAGAAGATCAAATTATCCAAGAGAAAATGAAACACCATTTCCATTAA
- a CDS encoding mannitol-1-phosphate 5-dehydrogenase, with translation MKAVHFGAGNIGRGFIGEVLVANGFTVDFVDVNETIVDALNERGSYQIGYAAPGEEKIDISGVKAINNGKNPEAVVQAIQEANIITTAIGPNILPYIAELIAQGLQARRQAGVSEPIDVIACENMIGGTDFLHQEVDKYLTDQDQDYIDRYVGFPNAAVDRIVPEQHHEDVLFVSVEPFKEWVVDQTHSKAKNIRLDGVLYVDDLEPYIERKLFSVNTGHASVAYSGAAKGYQTIGQALEDDVILERLKAVLKETSSLLIAKWNFKEADMAAYREKIVERFQNPMIVDQVNRVGRTPIRKLGYNERFIRPIRELKERGLDYSTLLTVVGLAFNFDNPQDDQSVALQEKLQKQSLEEVIQDVTGLDDADLIHEIKAAVEAAK, from the coding sequence ATGAAAGCTGTACATTTTGGTGCGGGGAATATCGGACGTGGTTTTATTGGTGAAGTATTAGTCGCCAATGGTTTTACCGTTGATTTTGTGGATGTGAATGAAACGATCGTGGATGCCTTGAATGAACGAGGATCCTACCAAATTGGTTATGCGGCACCAGGAGAAGAAAAAATTGATATTTCTGGTGTGAAAGCCATTAATAATGGAAAAAATCCTGAAGCCGTGGTTCAAGCCATTCAGGAAGCAAATATCATTACCACTGCGATTGGCCCTAATATTCTTCCCTATATTGCTGAATTAATTGCCCAAGGCTTACAAGCACGTCGCCAAGCTGGGGTGAGTGAACCTATTGATGTCATCGCTTGTGAAAACATGATTGGAGGGACCGATTTCTTACACCAAGAAGTCGATAAATACCTGACCGACCAAGATCAAGACTATATTGACCGCTATGTTGGTTTTCCCAATGCAGCTGTCGACCGGATTGTCCCTGAGCAACACCATGAGGATGTCCTCTTTGTTAGTGTAGAACCCTTCAAAGAATGGGTGGTTGACCAAACTCACTCTAAAGCTAAGAACATACGCTTAGACGGGGTTCTTTACGTGGATGACCTGGAACCTTACATTGAACGGAAATTATTCTCGGTCAATACCGGCCATGCTTCTGTGGCTTATTCTGGAGCAGCTAAGGGCTATCAAACCATTGGCCAAGCCTTAGAAGATGATGTCATCTTAGAACGTTTGAAAGCAGTCCTTAAAGAAACCAGCAGCTTGTTAATTGCCAAGTGGAACTTTAAGGAAGCGGATATGGCCGCTTACCGGGAAAAAATTGTTGAACGTTTCCAAAATCCAATGATTGTTGACCAAGTCAACCGGGTAGGTCGGACACCAATCCGTAAGTTGGGTTATAATGAACGCTTTATCCGTCCAATCCGTGAATTAAAGGAACGGGGCTTAGATTATAGCACCTTGCTAACAGTGGTTGGCCTAGCCTTTAACTTTGATAATCCCCAAGATGACCAAAGTGTAGCCTTACAAGAAAAATTACAAAAGCAAAGTTTAGAAGAAGTCATCCAAGATGTCACTGGCTTGGATGATGCGGATTTAATTCATGAAATTAAAGCCGCAGTTGAAGCCGCTAAATAA
- a CDS encoding PTS mannitol transporter subunit IICBA — translation MEQSQAKSSGLKAGIQKLGRHLSSMVMPNIGAFIAWGIFAALFIPTGYLPNESLNAVGGAMQRYLLPLLIAYSGGALVYQQRGAVVATIATMGVIGGAPPETPMFIGAMAMGPFAGWVIKKFDQAFQEKIPSGFEMLVNNFSSGILGFFLALLGFFAVGPLVSWGTEWMGIGVNKIMELGFLPLANVLIEPAKILFLNNAINHGILTPLGSAQVAEVGKSVLYLLEANPGPGLGVLLAFALFGKGSAKSSSWGAMIIHFLGGIHEIYFPYVMTKPLLILAVIAGGVTGTFVNVLLNVGLTGPASPGSIFAIFGVTARGDHLPMLLAVAAAAAVSFAVAALILKTDRSQEDNFAKQQAAVSQAKAESKGQSADVEAASDEVPDVNQIDRIIFACDAGMGSSAMGASLLRKKAKQLGLTQPVTNSAINNLSDDAKTLVITQQELTPQARKKAPSSTHISVNNFMDSDRYDEILADMLDEDVETVEAEVSDGSSESADKDASQAQASDYAGINKVVFAFKGPGVGGTTIAASIFRNLLVKKAPDKNIHASAQALEEINDQDNILVIVQSDDYQTAKEHFQKARVIHFDRLIDEGNYYSLIQSLGE, via the coding sequence ATGGAACAGTCACAAGCCAAGTCTTCCGGCTTGAAGGCAGGTATCCAAAAATTGGGACGCCATCTCTCTAGCATGGTCATGCCTAATATCGGTGCCTTTATAGCCTGGGGGATTTTTGCTGCGCTCTTCATTCCAACGGGTTACCTACCTAATGAAAGCTTAAATGCTGTTGGTGGAGCCATGCAACGTTATCTCTTGCCATTATTAATTGCTTATTCTGGTGGTGCCCTGGTCTACCAACAACGGGGTGCTGTTGTTGCGACCATTGCTACGATGGGAGTTATCGGTGGTGCGCCACCCGAAACGCCAATGTTTATTGGTGCTATGGCCATGGGTCCCTTTGCCGGTTGGGTCATTAAGAAATTTGACCAAGCCTTCCAAGAAAAAATCCCTTCTGGTTTTGAAATGTTAGTCAATAACTTTTCCAGCGGGATTCTAGGCTTCTTCTTAGCCTTACTTGGTTTCTTTGCAGTTGGACCACTGGTGAGTTGGGGAACTGAATGGATGGGAATTGGCGTAAATAAGATCATGGAACTGGGTTTCTTACCTTTGGCCAATGTCTTGATTGAGCCCGCTAAGATCCTTTTCCTAAACAATGCTATCAACCATGGGATCTTAACACCACTAGGTTCAGCCCAAGTTGCTGAAGTGGGCAAATCGGTACTCTATCTCTTAGAAGCCAACCCTGGTCCTGGTCTGGGTGTTTTACTAGCCTTTGCTCTTTTTGGTAAGGGTAGCGCCAAATCTTCCAGTTGGGGAGCTATGATCATCCACTTCCTTGGTGGGATTCATGAGATTTACTTCCCTTATGTGATGACCAAGCCTCTCTTAATCTTAGCGGTTATCGCTGGTGGGGTAACGGGGACCTTTGTTAACGTCCTCCTCAATGTTGGTTTAACTGGACCTGCTTCTCCAGGCTCCATTTTTGCTATTTTTGGGGTAACTGCTCGTGGCGACCATCTACCTATGCTCCTAGCTGTTGCTGCCGCTGCTGCGGTATCCTTTGCGGTTGCTGCTTTAATCCTAAAAACCGACCGTTCCCAAGAAGACAACTTTGCTAAGCAACAAGCAGCTGTTTCTCAAGCCAAGGCTGAATCGAAAGGGCAAAGTGCTGATGTTGAAGCGGCTTCAGATGAAGTTCCAGACGTCAACCAAATCGACCGGATTATCTTTGCCTGTGATGCTGGGATGGGGTCAAGTGCCATGGGGGCTTCCTTATTAAGAAAGAAAGCCAAACAATTAGGTTTGACGCAACCCGTGACCAACTCAGCCATTAATAACTTGAGTGACGATGCGAAGACCTTAGTTATCACCCAACAAGAATTAACCCCTCAAGCTCGTAAGAAAGCGCCATCTTCCACCCATATTTCGGTGAATAACTTTATGGATTCTGACCGCTATGATGAAATTTTAGCGGATATGTTAGATGAAGATGTAGAAACGGTTGAAGCTGAAGTATCTGATGGCTCTAGTGAGTCCGCTGATAAAGACGCTAGTCAAGCGCAAGCATCTGATTATGCTGGTATTAACAAGGTCGTCTTTGCCTTTAAAGGACCTGGTGTTGGTGGCACGACGATTGCCGCTTCCATCTTTAGAAATTTACTTGTCAAAAAAGCCCCTGATAAAAATATCCATGCTTCTGCTCAAGCACTGGAAGAGATTAATGACCAAGACAATATCTTGGTGATCGTACAGAGTGATGACTATCAAACAGCCAAGGAACATTTCCAAAAGGCTAGAGTCATTCATTTTGACCGTTTGATTGATGAAGGGAATTACTATTCATTGATTCAATCCTTAGGGGAATAA